One uncultured Draconibacterium sp. genomic window, CGGGTGTATACAAAGAGTAAATTGGTGAAGCTCGAATTGAATGGAAAACTGATGGCTGAACAAGCGATAGCAGATAATTCGATAACAGCGCTTTTTAATGTGCCTTATCAACCGGGTACATTGGTTGCCAAAGCATATGAGAATGGAAAGGAAGTATCGTCAACAATACTAAAAACTGTTGGAAAACCCGCGGCCATTCAGCTGATTGCAGACCGAACTACCATAAAAGCGAATCGGAATGATTTGGCTTATGTTTCAGTTGAAATTGTAGATACAAAAGGCAATCTTGTTCCTTATGCCGATGATATCGAGATCAAATACACAATCACTGGTCAGGGCGAAATTGCGGGAGTTGGTAATGGAAATCCGAAAGATGTTTCCAGTTTTCAGCAACCTAAAAAGAAAGTTTGGCATGGTAAAGGGCTGGCGATTGTTAGACCAAATGGACCAGCAGGCAAAATAAAACTTACTGCTAAAGCCAAAGGATTAAAAGAAGGCTCAATAGATATCATCACACAATAGTTATAACTGCAATGGAATTATCATTTAATATTAATAAAGTTTTTCGGCTTCTTCTTTTTATATTTATGGGGACAGTTTTGCATGCCCAAAATAGTCCAAACGTTCGTACAAGACCATAATTTGTTTGTGAATTAGTCATTATATAGAAAAGTTACAATAAGATATATGGTTTAGGATTCACTAATAAAATGTCAGATGAAACGAGCAATGATTTGGCTTTTCTCAAATACGAAGATGACAAAATTGGCGAGTTTCATTTGGCAATTAATAACATCTAGACATATGAAAATTGCACTGTTTGTAAAAGCATTTTTTTGTGCCAGCTTTGGGGCTGCCCAGGCATCTGATTTCTCCGGGAAAAATGAAAAGCCCCGTGTCATAGTTTTAACAGATATCAGTACCAGTTCTGGTGATCCTGATGATAAACAATCCTTGGTCAGATTCCTGCTTTATGCAAATGAATTTGATGTTGAGGGGCTGATAGCTACTTCAGCCTGCAGTAGAAGAAACTCTAATCCAACAGGCGAACCGTCACCTGATGAAATTTCAGAGCGGGTAGAAGCGTACGGAAAGGTTCTTGGAAATATTCGGCTTGATTCAAACGATTATCTCTCTGAAGAGTATTTGCTTGGTATCATTAGAAAAGGGATGTTGACCGGACGCAAACCGGGAAGTTCTTCAAATGCCAATGGATGGCCTGTTGAAGAAGTTATTGGAGAAGGTAAGGATACGGAAGCTTCAAACCTGATTGTGCAATCACTTCAAAAAAAGGATGATCGTCCGTTATGGATTTGTGTTTGGGGTGGACCGATGGATTTGGCTCAGGCTCTATGGAATTTGAGAAAAAGTCATTCCTGGGATGAGTTGCAACAAATGCTTTCCCGTTTACGGGTTTATGCTTGGGGAAACCAGGAATTGGGCGGTCAGTGGATACGCGATAAATTCCCTGAACTGTTTTACATTAACTCGACTGGGGGAATTAGTTATAGCATAAATCCATACCTGAACAGTGTAAATTGGCTAAATACCAACATTCGTAAAAACCATGGGCCACTAGGCGAATTGGATAAGAGTATAATTTTTTCAATGTGTTGTTGTTGTCTTTATTAATCAAAAATCCTAGTTTGGCTCAGAATACTTTACATGATCAGAGCTATCAACTTGGTGTCTTGGGTTCTAATTTTATCAAATTCAATTGTGTGCTAAAGCAAATGAACTACCAATAACGGAAATAAAGATTTCTGTAAAAGAATAAATTTCATTGCTAATATGATGGAAGGTAATGACATTAAGAATGTCAACGTTAGTTATTTGTTAAATAGAACTCAACATCCATATTTTTACATGTGAACAGTTTATACAATCTCTTATTGTGTAATTTTGAAGGATCTTATTAGAACAACAACAATAAATCAATTCTACCGAATCAGCTTCTTCAGGGGCATACTAAGCCCGAATTTCAACTACTATTTTTGATTTACTTTGAGTTAATTTGAACTCATTTTGATAGGTACAGGCCTGTGGAAAGACTTTGATATTCATGCGTTAGCAAGTGATCTTG contains:
- a CDS encoding DUF1593 domain-containing protein; its protein translation is MKIALFVKAFFCASFGAAQASDFSGKNEKPRVIVLTDISTSSGDPDDKQSLVRFLLYANEFDVEGLIATSACSRRNSNPTGEPSPDEISERVEAYGKVLGNIRLDSNDYLSEEYLLGIIRKGMLTGRKPGSSSNANGWPVEEVIGEGKDTEASNLIVQSLQKKDDRPLWICVWGGPMDLAQALWNLRKSHSWDELQQMLSRLRVYAWGNQELGGQWIRDKFPELFYINSTGGISYSINPYLNSVNWLNTNIRKNHGPLGELDKSIIFSMCCCCLY